One segment of Drosophila ananassae strain 14024-0371.13 chromosome 3R, ASM1763931v2, whole genome shotgun sequence DNA contains the following:
- the LOC6498818 gene encoding uncharacterized protein LOC6498818 has protein sequence MKLQIALSAVLVVFCWPAHEGDGQPGCKTQAELEIQVFRNNWNATSYWKCEALNQPATQLKCPADTGFVDSLKNCVGWEEWEWEAPVAPLSEADQ, from the coding sequence ATGAAACTACAGATTGCCCTAAGTGCCGTCTTGGTGGTTTTTTGTTGGCCAGCCCACGAAGGCGATGGCCAGCCCGGTTGCAAGACCCAGGCGGAGCTTGAGATTCAAGTTTTCCGCAACAATTGGAATGCCACATCGTACTGGAAGTGTGAAGCTCTGAACCAACCGGCCACCCAATTGAAGTGCCCCGCAGACACCGGTTTCGTGGATAGCCTCAAGAACTGCGTTGGCTGGgaggagtgggagtgggaggcACCAGTTGCTCCTTTGAGCGAAGCGGACCAGTAA
- the LOC116655234 gene encoding uncharacterized protein LOC116655234 — MCKPLFTCKIALRIEWGISPYIVWWPDLEKKNFLKKVEKILRAAAICICAVLRSTPNEALNAILSIPNPGLAGIELAKEAAIRLRKTQQWSTLNKGQSTILLNDPLLYGNTD; from the exons ATGTGCAAACCCCTCTTCACCTGCAAAATAGCCCTAAGAATCGAATGGGGCATATCCCCCTATATT GTATGGTGGCCAGACCTCGAAAAGAAGAACTTCCTTAAGAAGGTGGAAAAAATCCTGCGAGCAGCAGCAATATGTATATGCGCTGTACTACGATCTACCCCAAACGAAGCCCTAAATGCCATACTCAGCATACCAAATCCAGGACTAGCTGGAATAGAACTAGCGAAAGAAGCGGCAATCAGGCTAAGGAAAACGCAGCAATGGAGCACCCTTAATAAGGGCCAATCTACCATTCTACTAAATGACCCACTCCTTTATGGTAATACAGACTAA